In Lycium barbarum isolate Lr01 chromosome 9, ASM1917538v2, whole genome shotgun sequence, the DNA window AGTCATCACCCgaacatatcgctccaaccaaccccggtctctgtcttcatccattttcgagaagaatggattccggctgcgcttggcaagttttattacaccaccccggaaaatcctcggggagtataaacgtatcaggtgggccagcgtAAACTCCTTCTCGACATTGTTGGCCAACTGCCGAAGACATGCTACGACACTCCAAACGATTGGACCGATCTGTGCTAAGGTTACGccgtaggtccggcacatgtccaagatgaccggatcaaccggggggtcgagtttgagagtgaaaGGATAAGTGTACACATACAGAAACCCTTCCCGGTGGTCAGCAACAGATTCGTCTGAACCGGGGGCAAAAACCCGAGCcagacgggtgtcccacccgcagtcgACCCGGACTATGTCTAGTCTCtcctcagtaatggatgagggGTATCGCCACACATCAAACACCCTATCGGACACCAAGGAAGGTTTCTCAACCTCaagatctttgttgaagttgggCTTAGCCGGTATAATATCAGAGGCCGTGGGCTCGAAAGCGCTTTTTGTTTTGGCCGGAGATGCAGGCTCAGAACCCGGGGACGAAACCGATGgaacatcatgggaagtggtttcggaCATTTCGAAAGATATGAAAGGAAGAGGGTTCAGAAGAAAGCTCAAAAAGATTGAGGGAACTGGTGATTCGAGAAGCGACGAAGTGCAAAGCAACGCTCAACTTTACGTTGAGTTAATTAACCCGGCCGGAAACGAGAACAATTGGCAGAAATGGTGACAAAGTTGCCCCTTTTTACGTAGTTTGTGCAATAAATCAGCGACAGATTGGCTGTTGAAGATAACTAAATATGGTGAAAATGAGGAAATGTAGTGAAGAGTGAAAAGTGAAGAAGAAACGGATCGTGAAAAGTGTTGGAATGAAGGGGaaaagggccttatataggcatgaaaCTGTGACGGTTACGATTCCCCAACCAACcgggggatgccacgtgtcccCCTTAATTAATGAGAAACGacgtgcgtgcggcggttgtcagagtcGGCCATTCGGGATAAGACACGTGGCTGATAAAGGGGGAACgtgacgcaaccgttcccgccaaaataagaaGTTAACGACGGGCAAACAGAGTCACCGGTTTTGTGGTTTACCACTTCCCATTACCCCGATAGATCGGtaatccggaaagtgtgggggctatctgtatacggtaaataccggatatgagtcaaaccGGATAGAGAAAGGAATAAGAACGTACACGAAGAGTCTCATTCCGAACCGAAGGGACGCTTGTCCGGAGCTGATAGAGCTTACCATTTGTTCCGGTTCATTTATCACCGAGGTGATCGAGGTCGTTACCCTGAGCACCCGTGCCGTTGGTCCGGTACGCCCGTTGCACGCAGGCCACACgtcggtagcgtcctgccatggtcaaccaccaaccatgcgtgtgtcagaccgtacggccaacctaatcccaccaaatccgtttagagttgtccttattattattttaatggcTTGTATTGTATAAGGCCCttggaggcaacactataaatagagttGATCCCCCTCCTTTGAAGGGGTTGGCCTCCTCACTTTCAAGAACAATTGTAATAgcaaatatatataatttctcTCTAAATATTGGATTCGGCTGTGATCTGTTGTTTTCACCTTTGTCTTACTTCTTCCATCAAATATTTCATATTGCTCATAAATGTTCATACCCACAGCAAATCGCTATTGTCAGCCGCTTTATTACAAAACactcatacacttgttttcttcATCTAGTATACATTGAGacccaaacacatatcctatacccatttacaaatttaattgattatccaaattcggggtaaacacacCTTGGTAGGACTTGAATAAGTATCAATAATTGACTGCCATATAGAACGTCATAATGTACAGTATCCTTACATGCAAATCGGTAACTCGCTTGAAGAACAAACTTCatataataataagaataatgtCCTGCATTTTACATAACCAACAAAACCTTGATAATATTTATTAGGATAAACAAATCTatattaataatttcttttgcagtATGCAATACAATATACTCATCATTATCATGAGGTCAAAATGATGTTTATTTATATTTAGCAACATCACAACCATTGGGGTACTCAATGAAATTGCTTTAACTTATATAAAGATTTGTTGAAGCTTTATTTTCGTAAACCTTATATGCTTCAGACCAATTTCAATCTCTACGGATTTTCTTTCGTTGTCAATATAACCATGTTGACAACAACTAGTTATACGCATTCAAATTATCATGTATTGTCAGACCGATAAGAAATCTCATTGCATCTACCACAGGAGAACACTTGTATCTCCATACAATAATGTCAGGACTTTTGCGAAAACTTTTATGCCAGTAGGCACAAGCCGTACTTTATATTTATGacttttatttctcattttactATTCGCACAAGAACCTAATTGTACTCCACTGACATTATATCTTGAAGTCCTTGGGCTATAAGTCCAAAACATCACTTTTCCCAGTGAAACAAAATATAGTTGAATTGCGTATATGGTCAATCTATCCACATTCTTTGACAGATTTAAATTCAAGATTCTCATCACCATTTATAATGCGGAGCGCTACATTATATCAAAGGTACCGTCGACGGTCATTTGATATCGGTTCGAATGTGACATAATTTATCGAGatctcttcatttttcatcaatttcagGTACCTTAACCTTTCCCAAGGTTTTATAAAGTATTATGTCGTGGTGCTCTTTTAAAGCACCTGCTTCATTATTATGACCATCTTGATTATTTGCTCCTCTCATTCTTCAAGGATTTTTATAtgtggaaccgattggtctatcgTCATAGACGTTGTCCTTCAAGGACTTTAGTTCTAATTAAAGCATTTGCAGCTGGAATATAATATTGtcttttgggtcagcaaatgcgtCTGATAGTTAACTTAAATTATCTTTTCAACGAGGATCATACCAGTGATAATTCATTAAATGTACATTATTTCTAGCTGCCTATCATCCCTCCCCCTAATGTTAGGAAATCTAACATTTGCCTTCCAACCTTAATTGGGGACCCATCTTCGTGCGTTGTGGTAGAGcaattaaatcatacatttaCGCATATTCAAACTCTTAGATGGGAATTATttggttcctgaccctgaaccaatgaTAGGGAAACTTATTATAACTTGTTGGCTTGATGCGTATCACTGCTGCTACATATTAAATAACATATCTTATCCCAAATTTCATTGTGGGAGTTTGTTCTCAAAACCAATTGTTTAGCTATAATTGGTGCCATACAATTTCTGCTAAAAcaacttggatataaaccagcattatcaacatCATTTCATAATTTGGAATCGTACTCTTAATTTAAAAATTTGAGCAAACAACCTTACAAAAAACAAATTGCAAGTTGATACCAAATGCACATGTGACCAtaacatagatgcatctattaaaaCCATATAATAGTAAACCGATCCACATGGCAGGTGACTggacccatatatatatatatatatatatatatatatatatatatatatatatatatatatatatacctgttATACGTTCCAAAATCATGGAATACAATCCAACCTTAGTTGATAAATTAATCAATTTgtcatcatgagaacaagcagcacaagagaattcttgaagaattttttatttcttcaatatataaccacatgaattctcaattattttcgcATCACATTTGAACCGGATGGCCAATCGGTCATGCCAACTTCTGTAGCATGTGATTCCATAATGCTTGTATTTATGTAGTACGAATTCGGAAGAAAAATGAGCAACATTACACATACATTTTGTTTACCCGCTATAGTTGTAGTAATATGAAGATATTAAaccttcccataatttatagtctcAATATAAATCATATTTGtccaatgcctttgaaacttaaaaagtttcttttgagacttactacaacACCAATATTATGAACAATTATTCCTCCGGGTAGTAACAAATTAGATTTTTCAGAGCTCTAAATTAATTATGTACTACCACATATTTCATAATATCATCCATATGGTGAACAACTCCTTTTAGGGAGTAATTGTCATTAAGGTCATGGTCAAAACCTTTATATGCAAGATTTATTTCTTGCTATTACCCTTCGGCAATTCAAGATGAGGCATTCCACAATATTTACGACGTACTAAAAATACGTGACCAATGATCGTTTATGCCAATAAAAAATTTCTTCATTTTTTCTCAAACCTCCTGTAGAGGCGAGTTGTGGTACTTATCCAACCATACATGATCACGTCCTTATCCATAATGTATTCACATCACTTTCAAAATGGGCAAGCATTCACGATGCTCATCACAGGTCATAATATTCTGTTCATGGAATGGACTATAGTCATAAATACGTCCTTCATAAATTTTCATTATAAACCCATTGTCTTTATCATGTTCATCCTTTGCAATTGCATCCTTTGCTTTGACGGAGGATTTATAAATTTTCATCAAGTTAGGTCGCACGACAACCGCGTACCCAATGAAATTTCATACCATATTGATGACAAAAATTACCTTCACCTTTATTAGGACCATTTTGAGAGCCCATATGTTCCTCCTTTTATAATTATCACAatgatgattattattattattttcgtcCATTGGGATGCCCACATTCATTCACATATTTAACCATTTGTCTTCTTTCAGACTTATTATGCACTGCTACCACATTCCCCTCACAGAATGGAGCATATCAAGTGAAACGACCTTTATGGTTTTTTCATCAAATACACATTATTTTGCCTTAGTCATCTACATCATTAATATAGTGCATCGGGACTCAAACCCAACATCTTATCCATATAAAGGCGTGTTAGGCCATAAATCGAGGGGACTCAAACAAAACATCTTATAATCATGGTGCTCCGGGACTTTAACCTGATGTCTTATCCTCATATTGCGATAGGACTTGAATCCACCGTCTTACCTCAACCAATTACATATTAGGCCAAAGTACAGTGAGATCACTCTtgaatcttttaaaaatattACCACTTTATGATTATAAACATAAACAAAGTTTATAAAATATATAACCTTTTACATCTGTATTGAATAAACAAAATATTTAACACGTCCTAATTAACTATTTGAAGAGTTACCAATAATTTATTCGGAAGGAAAGATTATCCAGACACAACGATCTATACAGATTGTCATGCTCTTAAGTCCACAAATTGTATTAAAATATAAAACTTCAAGATCAATAAATTAATCATCAAAAAGTGTCAGCAATAGTTTTTTTTTCTGAATTGGAAAACTAACACATAAAAGACATTTAATTGAAGATAGTGGATATTATCATACCTCTCAATCTGGCAATTATTCATCATCTTGATGTTATAACATCCAGATGGAGGAGCGAAGCATAGCTTTGAGACAATTCAATGTAGAACAACTTCGTAGACATATAGAGCTCGACAGGTTAGAGATTCGTGttgataacgtgttgtaaaatcattctaaaagagTTAGTACAGTATACCAAAAGATAAAGCAAGAACAATAAAGAGAGACAAGAGATGAAAGTTTTATTATTCATCGAAGTATGTTCAAGTGTAAGTACATCACCTATTATATCCCTATATATATTACTACATAGAGGATAGTCAAAAGGTGGCAATAAATAAGATAATAACTATGAAGGTTACGGGGAAAGATCATGAAAGTGTGAgaactaatatttacataatgaAGATAGAAGGTGGGAGATTTAATAGCTATATCATGAAAAAAATAGTAGGAGTAACTTCTTAGGAGTTATAGACATCcaccataatatacataatatttcATAATAACACTTAATAATAATAAAGTATTCCATGAAAAAAGGATGATATAACTCGAAACAGACCAAGTATATAAAATATACTTTGATAAAACAACTAACAAACCAGGCACCGAAACATATCCTCCAATTTCCACAAACTGCCTTTGGGGTGCCTTCGCCTCCAAAACTACCCCCTTTACCTTTTTCCTTTGCAAAAACAACCACCGCCACATACACACGGCACCCCAAATTCTCCATGACCAATTGTTCTTGTTTTTAATTTTCTAGATGTCTGATTCATTTATGATTGATGGGTTTTTCTCAAAACTCTCAGAGGATCTTGTTCTCAACATATTTTTCAAGTTAGAAGATGACCCAAGAAACTGGGCACGTCTATCTTGCGTTTCCACAAAATTCACTTCAATAATTCACAACATCTGTTACAAATCAAAATGTTCTTTAACTATTCCTTCAGTTGTATCTGATCTCCTTAATAATACTACCAACTCTTCTTCCATGGTTCCACCTGGTGGTTGGTCTTCACTTTACAAATTAGCTGTATGTTGTCCAGGTTTACATCAAGCTGGTGTGCTGCTTGAGAATTCTGATTTTGGGCTTGAAAGGGAACTTGGCCCAGATGAGAATTACCCGGGTCGGGTCTTGACCCGACCCGATAGTGTTTTACAGTCTGCTTCGTCGAGTAATAATGGTAGATGTGATGCTAGTGAAGTAGTGGCTGCTGATTCTGGTTGGTCTTTGTTTGATGATCTTATGTTTGATACTGTTTATGATATTTCTGAATCAACAACCTTAAATCAGGTTGAAGTTGTGGAAGAACCCCCAAATGTAGTGGTCAGCCCAGCAAGGTAAAATACATACTCACATCCTGCATTTGCAATTAAGGGCCCGTTTGGCTATGATTTGAAATTAGGTTGATTTGTATACCTTTTTTTCATAAAAATGAAAACTTCACATTTGTGAAAACTATTAAAACTTACTCAATTCTTACCATCTTACTAGATGAGCAAACTGTAGTTCATAAACAAGGTATGAGAATATCTTATGACGCCGCATTAACAAACTACAATTACTAATGCGTGATTTAGGTTATTCCGATATCTTGTTTATAAACTATGGGTTGCTCATATATTAACATTGTATAAGATTCGGAGAAGTTCTTAACACAAATGTGAGGTTTTCATCTTTATTGGAAagagtactccctctgtcccaaaaaatAAGTGTCGCTGTAGCAAAAACAATTGTCCCAAAATAACCGTGTCTTTAGATTCAAGacaaaaatgtatttttttccaactatacccttatattgaagaaaacttttttttttccaactataTCTTTATATTGACAAAAATACTTCTTCTTAATAGTGCTTAATTCTCAAAAACATTTAATTGTCAAAATATTGGGATTATAACAATTGTTGGAGATCCAACACAATTCACACTGTATTGGTATTGTTGGAATTTGTGAAGAATGTTTTTCAATGTCAAAATGATTAATAAGATGCATAGTATTCAAGAGGgagaaatattttatttttattaaatagAAGTAATTTAGTAAACTACTATATgttgtatttattgatttctcaatGGACGTGAAATTTGAAATGAGTCAAAGCAACACTTATTTTGGGAAGGAGGAAGTATAACTTTTGAgatccaaattacatgtccaaacagAATTTTAACTTCAAATCAACCTCATCATGGCCAAACCAGCACTAAGTAACTGTCATGTTATTATGTATGTATTAATTACTGTGTAAATGATTGGTAATTCTTTTTCTCGCTGAATTCAGGGTTTCGAAGAGGCGAAGAATTTATAGATCACCTTGTTCTCATTTGGCTTCTGGGGTGTGGAATTTGAGCCGTGAGCAGGGGAATAAGCTATTAGCGAGTAGATTTAAAGGGGATTGCTTGTACATATGTGATTGGCCTGGTTGTATTCACATTGAGGAGAAGAGGAATTACATGCTATTTCGAGGGATCTTCAAGAATTTCAAGCGGTCAAGAGTTTGGAGGACGATTAATGATGGTAATAGGAAGAAGATTGACCTGAATTGTGCGTTTTGCTCGTCGAAACAGACGTGGGATCTGCATTCGGCGTTCTGTTTGAGGAGGTATTTTGGGTACCATGATGATGGAGAACCAGTTGTTCGAGCTTATGTCTGCGAGAATGGCCATGTTTCTGGAGCATGGACTGATTGGCCATTGTATACTTGACTTGATTCTGAACCAATTATGGGCTATTTGTGTTGCATGAGCTGATAGTTTGGTAATTTGGGAGTGGCATTTGGTTATTTTTTGCCATTTTAGGCTGGTTGATTTATTTGGGTTTTATGTATGTTGTGATTGCTTACAATTGGTATTTGCCATATTTGCATTATAGAGTTTAGTAGATGGAGTATTTATATTTGTATTGAGTTTCTCTTCATTTGATTCATCTACTTATAGCGAATGTGTGAATCTCGTTGAATGGTTTTGGTTCTGGGAGTGATTGACGTAGATTATAAATTTTAGATTTCTGATCTTAAGAAATAAGATAAGTGTTGGATGGAATCGTTTAATAGCAAAGTTATCATTTTCAATTGAGGAAGTGGCGGGCCCAATGAGCTCTCCATTATTGCATCTGGTCATTTCATCTGTGGAGATGCTTTTAGAAGTTTGACAATCATTCACGGATCAACTTTAAGCAGAATGAGAGTTTATCTCTACGTTTGCCCTtagattttttcttttcaaaatattatttggTTATATGTTAGATTGATTGTTTTTTCGCTTAAAtgaagatgtttttttttttttttttttggagcaaaGAACCAATGTTAACGCGAGATTAACGGATATAACATGAAAAACAGTGCATATGTTCAAAGATCAAATATCAGCTTTTACACCAGATTAGAAATAGACAGGTAGACTGCATTCAGTACTAAATTCGCCCTCACACGAGCAAATTAAGCAAACTCCAAGGGTTAATCACTACCAGTTAAAAGGATATTCAGTGCAGGTAAGAAGCCTGGTAATGGTAGCCATTTCCAAAGAAGTCATGGCCAGGAGAAAAGTTGTAAGCAGGAGCACCCATGAATGATGGAACATGGGTGCTGGTCGGTCCAGGGTAAGCATACGGTCTGTCAAAAAGCGGGATGCGGGTACCTATCAGTCATTCTGGGATAGAAGTTTTTCTCAGTGACAACATTATTTACTCGGGGGCCATTTCCGACACCATTTGGACGAGGTCTTTTGGACTGAGGTTTTGCAACTTCAGTTGCCTTTTTCTTGTCTGCCTTCGCTTTCTCCAGCTGAAGAACCCTTTTCTGAAGGGGATCCACAGGGTATTGCTCCTCAAGCTTATGGTCTTCAATGCATTTTAACACAGCCTTTAGTGCAGACAACTCTTTCTCATTGACATCATTCTGCACAGTAGGTGATGCATTTCCAGAATTGAGAGGTATAAATGCTTTGCTGGCTTCATTCAAGTAGGATTTCAATAGAGAAACAGGCGGAAACTGCTGTGTCAGCTCAAATGCAAAAACTAGATTAACAGCATCTATATGTCTTCCATTATTTATCAACACATCAATAACACCTGGCATTCTGTCAGATAATCCAAGGGAACGACAGAGATCAGCTGTTTGGCGACGACGTGAAACCATGGGTATCAGCTTGGATAAGTTCTCCTGGTTAAAATTGGAATTAATACCAAAAGTAGCAAGTAGCTGTAAGAATGCATGAGCCTCCAAGGAATTTCCATTATTTGCATCGACGTCAAGTTCATCTAACTTCAGGTTCCACTCCTCAGCGATAGCTTTTGCACGTCCTTTGACATTTTCTGATATTATACTTGAAATATAATCTGTTCCCAGGGTGTTCAATAAAGTATTAAGGCATTCCAGCAACATAATACAAGTTCGCCGCTGTCCCAAAAGATTCGCATCTTTTTTAGCATCAGAAATTGATATATCAGAGTTGTAAAACCCGTTCAGCGAGTCCAGTACCAGAGAGGCAGGATTGATTGCAGCTCTTAAAGCAAGAGGAATCTCCTCCCTGAGAGCTGCCAGGTTTTTACGGTTGTCTGATATGAATTTATGGAGGCCTTCAGAATCCATATTTCGGCATAGATTCACTAGTTCTGGATAAGACTTAACTTCCACACCACAATACGGAAAAGGTTTTCCGGTATCATCTATAACACCCTCAGTCTCTATGGAATCCTCGGGTTTTTCCAGAACAGATGGCCCGTCTTGAACCTCACAATTAATGACAGCTGGTTCCACAGAACAAGGCTTCTTATGCTTCTGCAGAGCAAGAGCAATCGCGGAAACTGCTGCATCTCTTTTCTCCTGAAGCCTCTGAAGTGAAGCTTGCTCTTTAGCAATAACAGCTGCTTGACGCTTCTCTAACATCTCATTAGATTGAACAATTTTTGTATCGAACTCCTTCTCTTGGTCTTCCAGTTCAGTGAAACGTCTCTTCAAGGACTTCTGAAGCCCATTAAAGTGCTCTTCAAGTTGCTTCCATTGCAGGTTGAGAGTAACAGCACGGTGACTTTCCAACTCAGCGAATGCTTTCTGTAGTTGCTGAATCTTAGATGTTGTGCAGTCCATCAATGTTGCAACTGATTGTGTACCTTCCATGGCAGAAACTCCAGGATCGGAGAATTCAGACCATTTGGGTAGGCGAGGGTTTTGCTGTATTGAGAGAGAGCTAAATGAAGATGTTTGGAAAAACAGTGTTGACCGTTTttcaagtgattttttttttttcattcacaaattttattttatttttaaaatcaaaTGTATGTCCAAACACATTTCATTTTTTAACTATTATCATTTTCAAATATCACAATTTTTTAATGTTCAAATACTTACTAGGTGTTATTTTTAAAAGTTTAAAAGTAAACGAACCTTAAAAAGACCAATAACATCAACCTACTGTATACTACCTAATCTTCTTTGGTCACAACAATTCTAGTGGATGTACGGACGCATTTTCAGCGAAACACCATCGTATCAATTTTGTGTTTTTCAACTTTGGCTTTGTATTAAATTGGTTTATCAAAGCAAGAACCGCGCACTAGCAAAAGAGTGGATGTTTTTAAAGGAAAAAGAACAAATATTACAGTTGGCTTTTGAAGTTGGACCACAATATTAAATTAACATTTAGTTTCactgttttattttatttgacaTTTTAAAGCTTCTTAGGAAACAATATGATTTTAACCTTTGTAGTTTACTTCTAATAACATGATTTTATGTTCACGGAATGCATATGTATAAAATCACAAACTCCATTTTTTTTCTTAAGTTCGGCACACTTTTATTGTGCTATACTTATTGTAAATTTAAATTAGTTGAGTCAGTAGGTTCTGAATATTTGGCTAAACAAAGAATGAAGGATATGCAAGGGTGGAACTAGAATTTTGAGTTATAAATTCAATAAAATTCAGTTACTCTGATTCAAActttatatgtatataaaaaaaaaacattcatttatgattcattcacaaccaaatcaatgaattcaaatcatgatttcaagtttTCATGTCCTGCAAGTAATTTTCATGTTATTATGTATGTGTTGGTTTCGGTGTAAATAATTGGTAGGAGTGACTTGTTTGCTGGCTGAATCCAGGGTTTCTAAGAGGCGAAGAATTTATAGATCGCCTTGTTCACATTTGGCTTCTGGTGTATGGAATTTGAGCCGCGAGCAAGGGAATAAGCTACTAGCGAGTAGATTCAAAGAGGATTGCTTGTACATATGTGATTGGCCTGGTTGTATTCACATTGAGGAGATGAGGAATTACATGCTATTCCGGGGAATTTTCAAGAACTTCAAGCAGTCGAGGGTTTGGAGGACGATTAATGATGGTAATAGGAAGAAGTTTTGCTCGTCGAAACAGACGTGGGATCTGCATTAGGCGTTCTGTTTGAGACCTATTTTGGGTACCATGATGATGGAGAACCAGTTGTTAGAGCTTATGTTTGTGAGAATGGCCATATTGCTGGAGCTGGGACTGATTGGCCATTGTATACTTGACTTGGTTCTGAACCAATTATCGACTATTTGTGTTACATGAGCTGATATAGTTTGGTAATTTGGGAGTGACATTTGGTTATTTTTTGCCATTTTAGGCTGGTTGATTCATTTGGTTTTTATGTATGTTGTGATTGCTTACAATTGGTGTTTACCAAATTTGCATTATAGAGTTTAGTAGATGGAGTATTCATATTTGTATTGAGTTTCTCTTCATTTGATTCATCTAATTATAGCGAATGTGTGAATCTTGTCGAATGGTTTTGGTTCTTGGAGCGTCTTGAATGATAAATTTTAGATTTCTATCCTTGAGAAATAACAcagttggttgactacctgaactttcactttATTGGTGAGAGTTCGAATCACCACGGTATAATCCcctcccccatttccccttcccct includes these proteins:
- the LOC132608911 gene encoding phytochrome A-associated F-box protein, whose protein sequence is MSDSFMIDGFFSKLSEDLVLNIFFKLEDDPRNWARLSCVSTKFTSIIHNICYKSKCSLTIPSVVSDLLNNTTNSSSMVPPGGWSSLYKLAVCCPGLHQAGVLLENSDFGLERELGPDENYPGRVLTRPDSVLQSASSSNNGRCDASEVVAADSGWSLFDDLMFDTVYDISESTTLNQVEVVEEPPNVVVSPARVSKRRRIYRSPCSHLASGVWNLSREQGNKLLASRFKGDCLYICDWPGCIHIEEKRNYMLFRGIFKNFKRSRVWRTINDGNRKKIDLNCAFCSSKQTWDLHSAFCLRRYFGYHDDGEPVVRAYVCENGHVSGAWTDWPLYT